A stretch of DNA from Longimicrobiaceae bacterium:
GCGCTGGCCCTGCTCGCGCCCGTCGAGGAGCCCACGCCCGGCGAGCTGCACGCCCTGGCCGGCTTCGTACGCGGCGGCGGCACGCTGCTGTACGCCGCGCGCTTTTCGGACCCGGTGATGGACACGCTGGGCCTGCGCCTGGAGGAATTGGGCGACACCGCCGACCTGCTCGCAGCCGCGAGCTTCGACGGCGCCCCCGCCCGGCCCGCCGGCACGCACCCGTGGACCGCGGGCACCGAGCGGGTGGACGGCTTCCGCAGCGCGTTCGCGGCCAAGTCGCGGGTCCTCAAGCAGGGCGCCGTGACGCTGCTCGCCACGCGCAAGGGACGCCCCGTCGCGCTGTCGTTCCGCATGGGCCGCGGCACCGTGCTGGCGCTCAGTGACTCGCGCCCGCTGGGAAACGCGCGGCTGCGCGAGGGCGGCGCCGCGCTGCTCTTCGCCCGCGCCGCCGCCGAGGCCACTCGCGGCGGCGGCACCCTGCGGTTCGACGAGTACCACCAGGGCTTCCACGGCGATGGCAGCGTGAGCCGCGCCATGAGCGCGTTCCTGCGCCGCACGGGGCTGGGGCACGCCGTGCTTCAGTGCGCCCTCGCCGCGCTGGGCCTGCTGCTGCTCATGGGCCGCCGCTTCGGCGCGCCGGTGCCGCCGCCCCCCGCCGAGCGCCGCTCGCCGCTGGAGCACGTGGAGGCGCTGGCCGGCGCGTACCGCCAGTCCGGCGCGCGCGCCACCGCCCGGCGGCTGCTGGTGGCCGGCATGGCCCGCCGCATGGGCCGCAAGGCCGCCCGCGACGCCGCCGCGCAGGACGAGATGGTGAGCGGCCTCGCGCAGCGCATGCCCGTGGCGCGCGACGCCGCCCGCGAGCTGGGCGAAGAGTGGAACAAGGGCGACGGGGCCGACCTCGTGGCCCTTTCCGGAAAAGTGGACCGACTCCTCCAAGAGGCCAAGCGAACGTGAGCACGATCCTTCCCGAGACGACCGGGGCCGGCGAGCGCGCCCGGCAGGTGCTGGACCAGCTGGGCGGCGTGGTGCTGGGGCAGGAAGACGTGCTCCGGCAGATGCTGGTGGCGCTCCTGGCCGGCGGGCACGCGTTGCTGGAGGGCGTGCCCGGCACCGCCAAGACCCTCGCCATCCGCGCGCTGGCCATGTCGCTGGACCTGCGCTTCGGCCGCGTGCAGTTCACGCCAGACCTGATGCCCACCGACCTGGTGGGCGTGAACATGCTCGACGAGTCGCGCCGCGAGTTCGTATACCACCCCGGCCCCATCTTCGCCGACGTGCTGCTGGCGGACGAGATCAACCGCGCGCCCGCCAAGACGCAGGCGGCGCTGCTGGAGGCGATGGCGGAGCGGCAGGTCACGGTGGATGGGAAGACGCGGCCCCTGCCCGCGCCCTTCACCGTCTTCGCCTCGCAGAATCCGGTGGAGTACGAGGGCACCTACCCGCTGCCCGAGGCGCAGCTGGACCGATTCCTCCTCAAGATCAGCGTGGGCTACCCCGGCGCCGAGGCCGAGCGCGCCATCCTGGACCGCTACGCCGAGGGGTTCAGCGCCGAGCGCACCGACAGCTTCGGCATCCGGCCGGTGATGGCGGGGGCGGATCTGGCGGCCCTGCGCGCCTCCGTGGCCGCCGTGCACGTGGAGCCCAGCGTGCGCGACTACGTGACCCGCATCGTCCGGGCTACGCGCGAGGAGCCCAGCTTCGGCCTGGGCGCCAGCCCGCGCGCCGGCGTGGCGCTCTTCCTGGCCTCGCGCGCCGAGGCGTTCCTGAACGACCGCGACTTCGTCACGCCCGACGACGTGAAGACGCTGGCCACCCCCGTCCTGCGCCACCGCGTGGTCCTCACCCCCGAGGCCGAGGTGGAAGGGCAGCGCGTGGACGACCGGCTGGAGGGGCTGCTCAACACTCTCCCCGCCCCCCGCTGACGCGCCGGATGGACCGCATCCACACCTCGCCGCTCCGCGCCGCCTTCGCAACGGCCGACGCTTGCAGCCACAGCTCGGGAGATGCGCGGCGGGTGATGCGGCGTAGCCGGCAGAAGTGCCGCGGACGGGCGGGCGCGTGAACTTCCTTCCCTCGCGGCGGCTGCTCGCGATCATCGCTGTCGCGGCGGTGCTCTTCGCCGTCTCCACCCCCCTCGCCCTCGTCGCCGACGCGTTCCTCCTCGCCGCTGTCGTGGCGGACGCGCTGCTGGCGCCGGGCGCGCGGGGGCTGCGGGTGGAGCGCCGCGCGCCGGAGCGCATCTCCCT
This window harbors:
- a CDS encoding DUF4350 domain-containing protein; translation: MGSRDRVLMGVLVALIAALVILTSASRGPSGSDPRRSTFLGTPEGTRALMLTLRELKVPVARRTEAFTEGDSLTGALALLAPVEEPTPGELHALAGFVRGGGTLLYAARFSDPVMDTLGLRLEELGDTADLLAAASFDGAPARPAGTHPWTAGTERVDGFRSAFAAKSRVLKQGAVTLLATRKGRPVALSFRMGRGTVLALSDSRPLGNARLREGGAALLFARAAAEATRGGGTLRFDEYHQGFHGDGSVSRAMSAFLRRTGLGHAVLQCALAALGLLLLMGRRFGAPVPPPPAERRSPLEHVEALAGAYRQSGARATARRLLVAGMARRMGRKAARDAAAQDEMVSGLAQRMPVARDAARELGEEWNKGDGADLVALSGKVDRLLQEAKRT
- a CDS encoding MoxR family ATPase — encoded protein: MSTILPETTGAGERARQVLDQLGGVVLGQEDVLRQMLVALLAGGHALLEGVPGTAKTLAIRALAMSLDLRFGRVQFTPDLMPTDLVGVNMLDESRREFVYHPGPIFADVLLADEINRAPAKTQAALLEAMAERQVTVDGKTRPLPAPFTVFASQNPVEYEGTYPLPEAQLDRFLLKISVGYPGAEAERAILDRYAEGFSAERTDSFGIRPVMAGADLAALRASVAAVHVEPSVRDYVTRIVRATREEPSFGLGASPRAGVALFLASRAEAFLNDRDFVTPDDVKTLATPVLRHRVVLTPEAEVEGQRVDDRLEGLLNTLPAPR